The nucleotide window TTGGAGAACACCCACGTGCTGGAGCTCCCGCTCTGCGCCGAGAGATCGAGGTTCTCCTCCACGATGCGCCGGAACTGCGCGGCGTCCCAGGTGGCCTTGAGGAGGTCGAAGTTGAATGCCTGTCCGAGGCCCTGCTCGGTGGCGTAGCGGATCCGCCGCTCCGCGGGCACCCAGGCCTCCGCGACGGCGGTGAGCGGTGGCGTGTAGCGGTCGAACAGGCGTCGCCACTCCGCATAGATCTCGTGCACTTCGTCGCGGTCCAGATCGGATGCGTCCCGACTGGGAAGTGTGTTGGGTCTTCGAGCTGGACCTGCGTCGGCAGCTCAACTCCCAGCCCCTTGGTCAGAGCGTGGGCGACGTCGACACGGAATCCGTCGACCCCCGCGATCTGCCCAGAACTCAAGGGTGGTCAGAAAGTCTGTCGCACCTCGGGATTCGACCAGTTCCAGTCGGGCTGCTCGCGAGCGAACAGGTGCAGATACCACTGCCCATCCGGCACGCGGGTCCAGGCGGCCCTCCGAAGATCGACGTCCAGTCCGACGGTGGCTCTGAGCCGTCCGGGCCGCGCCCGTCGCGGAAGATGTAGCGGTCGCGGGCGGCGGAACCGGGTACGCTGCGCAGGGCTTCCTGAAACCAAGCGTGCTGATCGGAGCTGTGGTTCGGCACGATGTCGACAATCACCTTGATGTCGACGTCATGGAGGCGGGCGACCAGCGCGTCGAAGTCCGCAAGCGTACCGATGCGCGGGTCGACGTCGCGATAATCCGCGACGTCGTAGCCGCCGTCCGCGAGCTCGGACGGGTAGAACGGGCTCAGCCAGACTGCGTCGATGCCGAGATCGCGCAGGTAGTCGATGCGGGAGATCAGCCCAAGGAAGTCGCCTACTCCGTCGCCGTTACCGTCCGCGAAGCTGCGCGGATACACCTGATACACACGGCTGCCTGCGCCACCACCGGTCGGGAGATTCCACACGGGTGGCGTTCAGAACGCTTTCGGTCACCATTGATCCTTCCGAGAGAGACGATCCAGAATTTATCTAGGTTCTAAATCTAAGACGTGCACTATTGTTGTCACATGTCGAGGGTTTGGGCAAGTCCCGCAGAGAAATCGATTCCAACGCACGCGCTGGTCGCGACGTCAACGAACGTCCTCCGGCGCTCGAACACGCTCGCGCTGCTGAAGATCTTCAGCAGCGCGTCCGCCGGCAAGAGCTTCACAACGTCCGAACTCATCGAGCTCTCCGACCTCACGCGCTCCACCATCCTGGCCGTTTGCGACGATCTGCTGGCTGCGGGTTGGATCGCGGAGTCGGATGCCGGCCCCCGGGTGGAAGGGACCCGCGGCAGGCCCTCCCGCCGCTTCGCCCTGAACCCGGGCGCGGCCCACGTCGTCGGGGTTGATCTCGGCTTCTCATCCGTGACCTGCGTGGTCGCCGACCTGCTCGGCCAGATCGTCGGACGCTCGAGACGAGCCTTTCACTCGCGCCCCGACAGCCCGAGTGGATCATCGATCGGACGGCCGAGACGCAGGCGGCCGTCGACGAATCCCTCCACGACGCCGGAGCTGAAGCCGGGACCGTCCTAGCCGCCACGCTCGCCGTACCCCGCACCCGTCGATCACACCGGTCGGGTGGGCGTCGGCGACGAGTTCTGGGACTGGATCCGGATCGATCCCGACCTGCTGTTCAGCGGCCACCCGGAATGGCCCATCGTCGTAGAAACGACGCCAACCTCGCCGCGCTGGCCGAACGTGAGGCGATGTCCGGCCCGGCGCAGTCGCTCGTCGTCCTCCTCCCGGCGACCGCTTCGGCGCGGGCATCGTCGAGAACGGTGTTCTCCACCGCGGACACCACGGCGGCGGGGGCGAGATGAAATACCTCAGCCTAATCGAGGGCGTCGGCAGCACAGTGGGAATCGGGCGACTGGCTCAGGATTGGGCGCAGGACGCAGTTGGCGACCATCTGCAGACGAAGCTGACGTCCGAGAGCGTCGCCGCCGACGTGTTCCGGCTGGGAGAGGAGGGCGACGACGTGGCTCACGACATCTCCGGCCGCCTCCTCGACCGTCTGGCGCGCGTCATCGCGACCCTCGTCAGCCTCCTCGACCCCGGCCGAATCGTCCTTGGCGGCGGAGTGGCGACGTCGCTCCAGCCACTCATCCCCGAACTCCGCCTGCGCGTCGAGGAGCACACGGCGTTCGCCAGCGAGTTGCTCGCCTCGCCCCTGGCGAGCGACATCGTCATCCAGGGCGCGGTGCACGCGGCGCTCGCCCATGTCTGGGATCATGCTCTGAAGAGTTCCCCCAGCGCTCCCACGGCGATCCGCTAGCCGGTGAGCCCACCGGCTGTCGGCTGATTCGGCATCACCTCATTTCGCGAAGCTCGTCGAGGCCATCCAAGTCTCCTTCGCTGATAATATACCTTATGTCAGTTTGAACATGGCATCCCCGTTAGATGCGAATGCGACACCTAGCCGCGGCTCCCCCGGTGGCCCTTGGGTCGGGCCACCCAAGAGGTCGTGGCTCCTGCCACCACCTCAGTTTTCACTCACAAGTCCTTGTTCTTCTTGCTACGGGATCCGCCTTCGGAGATCTCGCCATTTTCAGAGCGCGCTTCCATGTAACCCCATCGGCATCCCGGAATCGCAGCTCTACCAAGAAGTCCCACGGCTCATGCCCGCGAAGGTCGATTTCACCATCGACTACTTTGGGCCCCCTAGTCCGCTGCGCTTCGCTGTACGGGAGCAGAGCGAAGACCTGCTCGAAATCCAGGTGGCACAACGGCTTGATCCAAGTCCACCACGCCCGGGCAGCTAGTTCGCCGTATCCATTCACCATGAGATATAGATCGTAGATCGGTACGTTGTTGCCGTTTCTGAGCCAAACGTCGTAGTGCTCGGAAGTATCGCCCTCGCCACCCCAAGCGGAGACCTTCGAGGCACCCTGCGCCTACGTTCCTGCGCCCGCCTCAAACCCTGTGCGCGAGCATCTCGCCAGGATAGAGCCGCGTAGATTCCAGCCGTCACTGCCGCGACGACCAACCCAACCGTGGCTATTGCGGTCACCCACGAGGGCACATCCCCCCACATGCTCATGCACGAACCCTATAGTGGCGCGGCCGGATAGAAGAGGTTACAGCGTCAGACGCCACCGAGATACAGTCAGACCTCCGGATTGACCACCGAATAGTCGCGCGATGATCCTGGTAGGAGCCATCAACGGCGAGCGGCACTGTCGATCGCCGAACCTTCCGCGCGATTTGAGGTGTAACCGATTGCCTCCGCCACTCTCGTTCGAAAACACACGCCGCGCTGATGACCTTGTGGCTGAAGACGAACTGCTTGTTGCCGTTCAACCACCTGCACAGAGCCATCTGTGCCGGAGCGCACGCGCACGAAACGCCGGGATACACGGACATGACCAGCACGTCATCATCGTGGCCCATCCTCACGCTCATCAAAGGCTCACCGCTCGGGCCTTCAAAGTCGAGCATCAGGGGAAGTATCGGAAGCGCATCATCGCTGTGCCGATACCGCCGGAGAAACTCGTTCTCCGGAAAGATCGGGTAGATCATGGTTTCCGCATACGACTTAGCAACCTCGGTCCTTCGAGTAAATCGCCCGGCAAACCGCCGATAGCCCAGTTGCCAGAGGCGAGGGGCGAGGCCCTCGCTTAGGGCGCGTTCACACTGCTGAAGCGCCCACACCGGCTGCCTCAGATGCGGGACCGCGTAGAGCTCGGCGATCATCTCATTGCGGCGCGCGTCACCTTTCCGGAAGGCGAGGGAAGCGAGTCTCACAATCCAGCCCGGGGCGATCCCCCAGACGAGGAGCAGAGCCGCCCCCATGCCGACGAGCGGCCACAGCCCCAACAGAGAGGCAAGTTTCGCGAAATCGAAATCTACATTCATGTCATCGCCAGCCTTGCCTGTTGGGGCTTGTCGCCCCCACGCGAGCCTGTGATGCGAGGAATCGACTCTGAGCCGCTCCCAACTCACGAAGGCCCGTATCGGTGATCTCGTAATAGCGGCGGGGAGGGCGGCCGTTAGCTTCGCTGGGATCCTCCCAGCCGTCGGTCAGCCATCCTTCGTCCATCATGCGTCCAAGGATTGGGTAGAGGACGCCTGACCGAACACCGCTGTCCACACTCAACCGGTATCCCCAGTGTCGTTCCTTTGGGGCGTCGAGGAGTGCGGTCGCGACCTTCACGAGAGACGGAGTGATCTTCATGCCCTAACTCTACATAGGTAGAGATAGGGCGTCCAGACCAAATTCCTCCTACTCGATTGGTTGCTCAGCCGGGTACCCGCGCAACGATTACGGCTTGCCTTCGCCGTCCGATTCCCGCTCCGGGATAGCTGGCTCGTCGTACTCACCGTTCGTCAGCCGGCGGTACTCGTCGTCGATCTCCGCGTCGAGCTGGCGAGACTCGCGGATGGCGGCGAACAGATGTTTCTCAAACGACACGAGTTCCTGGTCGCCCACGACCATCTCATCATCGTCATCGAACTCGTCGTCATCACTCATGCCGACATGCTGGTCGCGTGCCACGCCGTCGTCAACAGTTGATTGAGCGTGTTCGCACGCAGAAGCATTTCACAGCCCACGCAGATAGCCGTGAATGTCGAACGGACGCAGTGGCCACGCATAGCTTGCTCGCGAGGGGGCGCGGATGGCCGCTCTTTTAGAGGGTCACCGATAGATCTCCAGTTACAGGACGCGGCTTCTGGGAGGCCCACGATGCCGCGAAGCATGCCGCGCAGGTACGATCGCGCCATAATCGTCTCGCCCCAGGCGGCTAGCAGCTCGAGTCGGCGCCCGCCGATGAACTCGGCAATGTGCCGCTCATTCTCCGCTTTCAGCTCCGGACTGTAGGCGACATGCATGTCACTGGGTTGCGTTGCGCGCTGTTGAAACACGCCCTGTCATTGCTGACTCCCGACATAAGCGCCCGTGGCGTACAGGAAGTCGATGTGTAGATGGTTCCCGGTGTCGTCGATCTGGCCGAAGTTCGTGGTCGCGATCGTCACGCCCGCAGCTGCGCGAAACGTCCTTCTGCCCGACTCGTGAGCCCTTGGCACGATCGGGTCGAGCATCCCGATCAGGCGCAGCGAGTACCCGTCTGCCCCCGTGAGCGGCGTGCCGTTGAGCATGTAGAAGTCGACGGCGTGCCCGCCGCCGTTCTTGTAGTGGGCCGACTCCGTGCCGGCCCCTTCGATCTGGCCGGTGCATCTGCGGTTGATGTCGGAGACGCCCACGGACTGGAAGGTGCGAACAGCGAGCACGATGGTCTGCAAGACACGGTGTCGATTCCGCAATCCGCGACGGTCTTATCCTGAGCAATCCAGCGGATCTCTTTGATGTGATCCGGCACCAGGCCACGCAGCTGGCCGGCGTCCGCCGCTTTCACGAGTTCCTGGGCGAGCCCCACCTGGTCGGCGCCTACGGCGCACCCGGGGTGCCGCCGCCATTACTGCCGAGCGCCTGCACGACCTGCGCGGCCGCGGAGTAGAACTTCGTGTAGTGGTTTGGGTCAGCGTTCACCTGCACGTGTGCGCGGCCAGCGTCGGGTCATGGCCTGCCAGCCGGGCACTTGGATGAGTCGCTGGAAGAACAGCACCGCCGACTTGGTCGGGTCCATCCGATATCCGCGAGGCTCCCCCAGGTGTCGCGCTGCTGAAACAGCCCGCGCGGTCGGGGGCCGGCCTGGTCGCCATGGTCGAGCACCCGCAACCGGATTCGCCCATCGCGGTCATGACGCCGATGACCTGAGCCTGGGCGTCGAGCCCCAGTCCGGTCGCGCGCGTTCATGATCGCCGCGGCGTTCGCGAGCTGGTCGCCTGAGTAGCCGGCGATCGGCCGGCTGCTGATCGCGATGGTCGCGACGACCTCGCCGCCGCCGCATCCGCTGGCTTGCGCGCCGGACATGAACACACCACCGCCGAACATCACCAGAACGGTGATGCGGCAGCCGCGATGCCCTTCCAGCCCATCACGCGCTCCGCAGCACCGAGGCGGCGGCACCCTCCATGCCCTCGTCGGGTGTTGGTGATCTGCGTCTCCCACTCCGAGCGGATGTGCCGCACGAGCGTTTCAACGTGCGTTGCCGTACTTGAAGTAGTGGTGGCCGTCGCTCAGCTGCGTAATGTCGTGCGCCCGCTCGGGAGAGAAGTTGAAGGTCTGCTGGCCACCACAGCGCATCCTCGTGCCGGCTCTGCCGTAGACGTAGACCGACTGGGCCTCCTGCACCATCGCCATACCGGGTGAGTTGGCAGGAATATCGGTGCCCTTGTGGAAGGCGAAACACGTTGGAGAGCCGAGGCCACGGGAGAGCTTCTGATTCGCCTCTCGCGAGCGATGCGGAGGGGCCGGCAGCGATGTGCCAGCCTTCCTCGTAGACGCACGTCGTGTGCCAGCCGCGGTCGTTGCGGAGTCGACCGAGCAGCCACATGTGCCCGATCGCCATGACGATCGGCACGGAAGGGCCGTCATCGGCAGCTGCGAAATGTCCCAGCTGGTGAGCTTGTGCGCCAGGTCGACCACCTTGGACGTTTCGCCGTCGAGCAGGCCGGCATAGTCGTCCAAGAAGCGTGTTGAGGTGAACTGCACCGAGAGGCCGGCCTGGTGCAGCTTGTCCGCGCGCCTGCGGCGAATGCTGCGCGTAGTCGCTGTCCGCGGTCGTCGACGCGAGCGCCGGCAGCACGTCGGCCAGGGTCGGCACCCGTCCGTCCTCGAACCGGGCGAGCGTGATCCGCAGGGCCGAGCGGAGCGCTTCTTCTTCCTCGTTGAGCGGGTGTCGTTGCGAGCGAGGCGCGTGACGACTTTCAGCAGCCGCATTTGCCCGATGCTCCGGGCCGTGGCTGATCATGGGGTCCAGCAGATTCAGCCGGGTGCCGGTGCCGTCGTCGGTGAACTTGATGGGCTCGGGCTCTCGAACGCGCGCGCGAGCTCGGAGTATTCGCCCTCCCCTGCTCGGTCCCTTTTGTCGAACACGGTGGCGCGCCGCTTGCCATGATGAGGGCCGGGCGACGAGCGCGGTCTTGATGAAGCTCGACTACGGAGCCGACGTCGCCCATCACGACGACGTTCGGGCTCGACACCAACATGCGGCGCGAGTTTAGGCGGTCACCGGTCGTGCGCGATTGACGTCTTCGAGAGCACGTCGCGGCCGGTGACAATGCCGCCTGGTGCCGGTGGTGCGCCGATAACGGCGGAGTTGAGGACTTCGCCTGCCGGGTGGTCGACGGCGCACCGCGCAGCGCGGGGCGTAGAAGCC belongs to Leifsonia poae and includes:
- a CDS encoding ROK family protein, with translation MVENGVLHRGHHGGGGEMKYLSLIEGVGSTVGIGRLAQDWAQDAVGDHLQTKLTSESVAADVFRLGEEGDDVAHDISGRLLDRLARVIATLVSLLDPGRIVLGGGVATSLQPLIPELRLRVEEHTAFASELLASPLASDIVIQGAVHAALAHVWDHALKSSPSAPTAIR
- a CDS encoding PadR family transcriptional regulator, which encodes MKITPSLVKVATALLDAPKERHWGYRLSVDSGVRSGVLYPILGRMMDEGWLTDGWEDPSEANGRPPRRYYEITDTGLRELGAAQSRFLASQARVGATSPNRQGWR
- a CDS encoding DUF1643 domain-containing protein, translating into MFQQRATQPSDMHVAYSPELKAENERHIAEFIGGRRLELLAAWGETIMARSYLRGMLRGIVGLPEAASCNWRSIGDPLKERPSAPPREQAMRGHCVRSTFTAICVGCEMLLRANTLNQLLTTAWHATSMSA